A stretch of Arthrobacter sp. NEB 688 DNA encodes these proteins:
- a CDS encoding FAD:protein FMN transferase, producing the protein MITAEIPVTPAAPAPPVLARRAWVEHVMGTAVSIHVRAVEPTRPDIEAAVRRAFAHLRRVDAVFSTWRADSDLLRLQHHETDEVHAWVADVVELCLEAEERTDGLFSAWRGRADGRTVFDPTGLVKGWAAAGAAEHLAVVPEIAYSLGAGGDVAVGVGPGPSAAAPTWRIGLEDPRHAGRVADVVAVRRGGVATSGAAARGAHVVDPRTGWGVSRPGSCTVVGPDLTWADVWATAAWVDPERVARLLPERDPEYSLIVL; encoded by the coding sequence GTGATCACCGCCGAGATCCCCGTGACCCCGGCCGCCCCGGCGCCGCCGGTCCTCGCCCGACGGGCCTGGGTGGAGCACGTGATGGGGACGGCCGTGAGCATCCACGTACGGGCCGTCGAGCCGACCCGCCCCGACATCGAGGCGGCGGTGCGGCGGGCGTTCGCGCACCTGCGGCGGGTCGACGCGGTGTTCTCGACGTGGCGGGCGGACAGCGACCTGCTGCGCCTGCAGCATCACGAGACCGACGAGGTCCACGCATGGGTGGCCGACGTCGTCGAGCTGTGCCTCGAGGCCGAGGAGCGCACCGACGGGCTCTTCTCCGCCTGGCGCGGCCGGGCGGACGGGCGCACCGTCTTCGACCCCACCGGCCTGGTCAAGGGCTGGGCCGCGGCCGGCGCCGCCGAGCACCTCGCCGTCGTGCCCGAGATCGCCTACAGCCTCGGGGCCGGCGGCGACGTCGCCGTCGGGGTGGGCCCCGGGCCTTCCGCGGCCGCCCCGACCTGGCGGATCGGCCTCGAGGACCCCCGGCACGCGGGGCGCGTCGCCGACGTCGTCGCCGTGCGCCGCGGCGGGGTCGCCACCTCCGGGGCGGCGGCGCGCGGGGCCCACGTCGTCGACCCGCGCACCGGGTGGGGCGTCTCGCGCCCCGGCTCGTGCACCGTGGTCGGGCCCGACCTCACGTGGGCCGACGTCTGGGCGACGGCCGCGTGGGTGGACCCCGAGCGGGTCGCCCGCCTGCTGCCCGAGCGCGACCCCGAGTACTCCCTCATCGTCCTCTGA
- a CDS encoding extracellular solute-binding protein — MRRRALSATAAALVALLGLAACGESTLEAGDDLDSSKLTIYSAQHKNLTEEWGQEFQEKTGIEVQVRYGNDSSMGSQIVQEGASSPADVFLTENSPAMTTVERAGLLAPVEASTLAQVEPGYAPSSKDWVGIAARSTVLVYNPSKIAEKDLPTSLMDLADPKYAGQWGAAAGGADFQAIVSAVLATEGESKTAAWLDALKKNAKVYQNNIATMKAVNAGQSSMGVIYHYYWYRDQALNKSGSGNTKLHYFKNEDPGAFVSLSGGAVLKSSKRQADAQKFLAFVTSQQGQQALGTTASKEYAVGRDAASDAALPPLDTLEAPAIDPFTLNGPEVISLMTKAGLL; from the coding sequence GTGAGACGCCGGGCCCTGTCCGCCACCGCCGCCGCGCTCGTCGCGCTGCTGGGCCTCGCCGCCTGCGGCGAGAGCACGCTCGAGGCCGGTGACGACCTCGACTCCTCGAAGCTGACGATCTACAGCGCGCAGCACAAGAACCTCACCGAGGAGTGGGGCCAGGAGTTCCAGGAGAAGACCGGCATCGAGGTGCAGGTCCGCTACGGCAACGACTCCTCGATGGGCTCGCAGATCGTCCAGGAGGGCGCGAGCTCGCCGGCCGACGTCTTCCTCACCGAGAACTCCCCGGCGATGACGACCGTCGAGCGGGCCGGGCTGCTCGCCCCGGTCGAGGCCTCCACCCTCGCGCAGGTCGAGCCGGGCTACGCGCCCTCGTCGAAGGACTGGGTCGGCATCGCCGCCCGCTCGACCGTGCTCGTCTACAACCCCTCGAAGATCGCCGAGAAGGACCTCCCGACCTCGCTCATGGACCTCGCCGACCCGAAGTACGCGGGCCAGTGGGGCGCCGCGGCCGGGGGCGCCGACTTCCAGGCCATCGTCTCCGCGGTCCTCGCGACCGAGGGCGAGTCCAAGACCGCCGCCTGGCTCGACGCGCTGAAGAAGAACGCGAAGGTCTACCAGAACAACATCGCGACGATGAAGGCCGTCAACGCCGGGCAGTCCTCGATGGGCGTGATCTACCACTACTACTGGTACCGCGACCAGGCGCTCAACAAGTCGGGCAGCGGCAACACCAAGCTGCACTACTTCAAGAACGAGGACCCGGGCGCCTTCGTCAGCCTCTCCGGCGGCGCCGTGCTCAAGAGCAGCAAGCGGCAGGCCGACGCCCAGAAGTTCCTCGCGTTCGTCACCTCCCAGCAGGGCCAGCAGGCCCTCGGCACGACCGCCTCCAAGGAGTACGCGGTCGGTCGGGACGCCGCCTCCGACGCCGCGCTGCCGCCCCTCGACACCCTCGAGGCGCCGGCCATCGACCCGTTCACGCTCAACGGCCCCGAGGTCATCTCGCTCATGACGAAGGCCGGTCTGCTCTAG
- a CDS encoding AMP-binding protein, which produces MPTLLATAPLPGTSSPTLSPDGVDLGRMAALGGRTALHTAEGALSYADLAARAAEVVALLPRGRSLVHVRASSTVASVAQLVAARAAGHVVLLSAPGRPARALADAYDPDVVLGAGGVEVVRERSAHDLHPELALLMSTSGSTGSPKLVRLSQRNLVANTAQVRAALGVRPDDVAALTLPLSYCYGLSVLLSHLDAGASVLLTDRSVVDDCFWEQARAAGVTTVPGVPHTFELLERSGFAERSLPTLRQLTQAGGRMDPERVRRVARLGRERGFDLVVMYGQCEATARMACLAADLVESHPDCVGTPVAGGSVRIDDGEIVYGGPNVMLGYAETPADLALGRTVDELRTGDLGEVTPDGLLRVTGRRARFVKVLGHRVDLDTVERRLRADGHDVRVAGRDGLLALSSRGASSAPARERVRRSAVLASGVPADAVRVVAVEDHPLLPSGKPDHRAVLGLAAPPDAAEPAAAPDAGVAGLYAALLHREVGPGSTFTSLGGDSLSFVEVSVRLEELLGHLPRGWHLMTVAELDAVRRSPVRSGGLRLPRWRTVETSVALRALAIVLVVGTHTHLFTLQGSANALLVVAGYQLARFQLASDDPRERSRGLLGAALRMAVPTLVVVWAAHFLLGLYAPRNLVLLNWALGAEHLGPPWRFWFVEALLVALVGIGLLVRLPRVTALDRRHPLLLPVGLSVTAFVAFRLPVLDLPTPRMQGAALVVLHLVLLGWALARATSVGQRLALSALSAAMVMTFSGNPSRDGLTLACVLALLWVPTVRLPGPVVPVARVLASASLFVYVAHWQVLQWTWGLPEHGPVLGLVLGTAAGLAYWWLWTGPVTSAWSRLVTAARQGPSAVSPSGRVAYRSALAPPQPCQWLTSTQQLIRRRSRTR; this is translated from the coding sequence GTGCCCACCCTGCTCGCCACCGCCCCGCTGCCCGGGACGTCGTCGCCGACGCTCTCGCCGGACGGCGTCGACCTCGGACGGATGGCCGCCCTCGGGGGGCGCACGGCGCTGCACACGGCCGAGGGCGCGCTCTCGTACGCCGACCTCGCGGCGCGCGCCGCCGAGGTCGTCGCCCTGCTGCCGCGCGGCCGCTCGCTCGTGCACGTCCGGGCCTCGAGCACCGTGGCGAGCGTCGCCCAGCTCGTCGCCGCGCGGGCCGCCGGGCACGTGGTCCTGCTGTCGGCCCCCGGGCGCCCCGCCCGCGCGCTGGCCGACGCCTACGACCCCGACGTCGTCCTCGGGGCCGGCGGGGTCGAGGTCGTCCGCGAGCGCAGCGCCCACGACCTGCACCCCGAGCTCGCGCTGCTCATGAGCACGAGCGGCTCGACCGGCTCGCCCAAGCTCGTCCGGCTCTCGCAGCGCAACCTCGTCGCCAACACCGCCCAGGTGCGTGCGGCGCTCGGGGTGCGCCCCGACGACGTCGCGGCCCTCACCCTGCCGCTCAGCTACTGCTACGGCCTCTCGGTGCTGCTCTCGCACCTCGACGCGGGCGCGTCCGTCCTCCTGACCGACCGCTCGGTCGTCGACGACTGCTTCTGGGAGCAGGCCCGCGCGGCCGGTGTCACGACCGTCCCGGGCGTCCCCCACACCTTCGAGCTGCTCGAGCGCAGCGGGTTCGCCGAGCGGTCGCTGCCGACGCTGCGGCAGCTGACCCAGGCCGGCGGCCGGATGGACCCCGAGCGTGTGCGACGCGTGGCCCGGCTCGGTCGCGAGCGCGGGTTCGACCTCGTGGTCATGTACGGCCAGTGCGAGGCGACGGCGCGGATGGCGTGTCTCGCAGCCGATCTCGTCGAGTCACACCCGGACTGCGTCGGCACGCCGGTGGCCGGTGGGTCGGTGCGCATCGACGACGGCGAGATCGTCTACGGCGGCCCCAACGTCATGCTCGGCTACGCCGAGACCCCGGCCGACCTCGCGCTCGGCCGCACGGTCGACGAGCTGCGCACGGGGGACCTCGGCGAGGTCACGCCCGACGGGCTGCTGCGCGTCACGGGTCGGCGGGCGCGCTTCGTCAAGGTGCTCGGCCACCGGGTCGACCTCGACACCGTCGAGCGACGCCTGCGCGCCGACGGGCACGACGTGCGGGTCGCCGGGCGCGACGGGCTCCTCGCGCTCTCGTCCCGCGGGGCGTCGTCGGCGCCCGCGCGCGAACGGGTCCGGCGGTCGGCGGTCCTCGCCTCGGGCGTCCCGGCCGACGCGGTGCGCGTCGTCGCGGTCGAGGACCACCCGCTGCTGCCCTCCGGCAAGCCCGACCACCGAGCCGTCCTGGGGCTGGCCGCTCCCCCGGACGCCGCGGAGCCGGCCGCCGCCCCGGACGCGGGCGTGGCCGGGCTGTACGCGGCCCTGCTCCACCGCGAGGTCGGGCCGGGCAGCACCTTCACCTCGCTCGGCGGCGACTCGCTCTCCTTCGTCGAGGTCTCCGTCCGGCTCGAGGAGCTGCTCGGCCACCTGCCGCGCGGCTGGCACCTGATGACCGTCGCCGAGCTGGACGCGGTGCGCCGCAGCCCGGTCCGCTCCGGGGGGCTGCGCCTCCCCCGCTGGCGCACCGTCGAGACGAGCGTGGCGCTGCGGGCGCTGGCCATCGTCCTGGTCGTCGGGACGCACACCCACCTGTTCACCCTGCAGGGCAGCGCCAACGCGCTCCTCGTCGTCGCCGGGTACCAGCTGGCGCGCTTCCAGCTCGCGTCCGACGACCCCCGCGAGCGCAGCCGCGGGCTGCTCGGTGCGGCCCTGCGGATGGCCGTCCCGACGCTCGTCGTCGTCTGGGCCGCGCACTTCCTCCTCGGCCTCTATGCCCCGCGCAACCTCGTCCTCCTCAACTGGGCGCTCGGCGCCGAGCACCTGGGGCCACCGTGGCGCTTCTGGTTCGTCGAGGCGCTGCTCGTCGCGCTCGTCGGCATCGGCCTGCTCGTGCGCCTGCCCCGGGTCACGGCCCTGGACCGGCGTCACCCCCTGCTGCTGCCGGTCGGGCTCTCCGTCACCGCGTTCGTCGCATTCCGCCTGCCGGTGCTCGACCTGCCGACCCCGCGGATGCAGGGCGCCGCGCTCGTCGTCCTGCACCTCGTCCTGCTCGGCTGGGCGCTGGCCCGCGCGACCTCCGTCGGGCAGCGGCTCGCCCTGTCGGCCCTGTCCGCCGCGATGGTGATGACGTTCTCCGGCAACCCGTCCCGCGACGGGCTGACCCTCGCGTGCGTCCTCGCCCTGCTCTGGGTCCCCACCGTCCGGCTGCCCGGGCCCGTCGTGCCCGTGGCGCGCGTGCTCGCGTCGGCCTCGCTGTTCGTCTACGTCGCCCACTGGCAGGTGCTCCAGTGGACGTGGGGCCTGCCCGAGCACGGACCCGTCCTCGGGCTCGTCCTCGGCACCGCCGCGGGGCTGGCCTACTGGTGGCTGTGGACCGGTCCGGTGACGTCCGCGTGGTCGCGCCTCGTCACCGCGGCCCGGCAGGGCCCGAGCGCGGTGTCCCCGTCAGGGCGCGTGGCCTATCGGTCGGCCTTGGCCCCGCCCCAGCCGTGCCAGTGGCTGACCTCGACCCAGCAGCTGATCCGCCGGCGGTCGCGCACCCGGTAG
- a CDS encoding iron ABC transporter permease, producing MSTTAPVTTPTPTPGSASTASPRRRRPGAGSPGLRLGAALVALVCLLPLAVVALKAFEAGPSEVAALLFRPRVGELMRNTLALVALTGTLATVLGVGAAWLVERTSLPLAGLWRVLFVAPLAIPAFVNSFAWSTVLPGLEGLWGAVLVTTLSYFPFVFLPVAAMLRSADPGLEEAARALGLGPWRTAAKVGLAQVRPALLGGVLLVALHLLSEFGALEMLRFPTFTTAILDQFDVAFDSRSGSVLALVLVGLAVALLTVELLARGRTRYVRVGSGAARRPARARLGRATPLALLAVIALAVLAVGVPAWVTGSWLTRPEEALEPTVLWPALWSTVRLALVAAIVTTLATLPAAWLLARRRTWFGVLVERVSYLASSVPGVVVALALITLSITWARSLYQTSAVLVLAYVVLFIPRAMVSTRAAVAAVPPELADAARSLGDGPLRTFVRVQLPLMLRGTLAGTALVAIAVSTELTATLLLAPTGTQTLSTAFWEASASLDYAAAAPYAAALVLLSAPLTWLLLRSGPEEHTP from the coding sequence GTGTCGACCACCGCGCCCGTCACGACGCCGACCCCCACGCCGGGGTCGGCGTCGACGGCGTCCCCGCGTCGCCGCCGGCCGGGCGCGGGGAGCCCGGGCCTGCGGCTCGGCGCCGCGCTCGTCGCCCTCGTCTGCCTCCTGCCGCTGGCCGTCGTGGCCCTCAAGGCGTTCGAGGCCGGGCCCTCCGAGGTCGCCGCGCTCCTCTTCCGCCCGCGCGTCGGCGAGCTGATGCGCAACACCCTCGCGCTCGTCGCCCTGACCGGCACCCTGGCCACGGTCCTCGGCGTCGGTGCGGCGTGGCTCGTCGAGCGCACGAGCCTGCCGCTCGCCGGCCTCTGGCGGGTCCTGTTCGTCGCGCCGCTGGCCATCCCCGCGTTCGTCAACAGCTTCGCCTGGTCGACCGTCCTCCCGGGTCTCGAGGGCCTCTGGGGCGCCGTCCTCGTGACGACGCTGTCGTACTTCCCGTTCGTCTTCCTGCCGGTGGCGGCGATGCTGCGCTCCGCCGACCCCGGGCTCGAGGAGGCCGCGCGCGCCCTCGGCCTCGGCCCGTGGCGCACCGCGGCCAAGGTCGGTCTGGCACAGGTGCGCCCGGCGCTGCTCGGCGGCGTGCTGCTCGTCGCCCTGCACCTCCTCTCGGAGTTCGGCGCCCTCGAGATGCTCCGCTTCCCGACCTTCACGACGGCGATCCTCGACCAGTTCGACGTCGCCTTCGACAGCCGCTCGGGCAGCGTCCTCGCCCTCGTCCTCGTCGGCCTCGCCGTCGCGCTGCTCACCGTCGAGCTCCTCGCCCGCGGTCGCACCCGGTACGTCCGGGTCGGCTCGGGCGCGGCCCGCCGCCCGGCGCGCGCGCGGCTCGGCCGGGCGACGCCGCTCGCGCTGCTCGCCGTCATCGCGCTCGCCGTCCTCGCGGTCGGGGTCCCCGCGTGGGTCACGGGCTCCTGGCTCACCCGCCCCGAGGAGGCGCTCGAGCCGACGGTGCTCTGGCCCGCCCTCTGGTCGACGGTCCGGCTGGCCCTCGTCGCGGCGATCGTGACGACCCTCGCCACGCTGCCCGCCGCGTGGCTGCTGGCCCGGCGCCGGACGTGGTTCGGCGTCCTCGTCGAGCGGGTCAGCTACCTCGCGTCGTCGGTGCCGGGCGTCGTCGTCGCGCTCGCGCTCATCACCCTCTCGATCACCTGGGCGCGCTCGCTCTACCAGACCTCCGCGGTGCTCGTCCTCGCCTACGTCGTGCTCTTCATCCCGCGGGCGATGGTCTCGACGCGCGCCGCCGTCGCCGCCGTGCCGCCCGAGCTCGCCGACGCCGCGCGCTCGCTCGGCGACGGGCCGCTGCGCACCTTCGTCCGGGTCCAGCTGCCGCTCATGCTGCGCGGCACCCTGGCCGGGACGGCCCTGGTCGCCATCGCCGTGTCGACCGAGCTCACCGCGACCCTCCTGCTCGCCCCGACCGGCACCCAGACCCTCTCCACCGCGTTCTGGGAGGCGAGCGCCTCCCTCGACTACGCGGCCGCGGCGCCGTACGCTGCCGCGCTGGTCCTCCTGTCCGCACCCCTGACCTGGCTGCTGCTGCGCAGCGGCCCCGAGGAGCACACCCCGTGA
- a CDS encoding thioredoxin domain-containing protein produces the protein MANRLAASLSPYLLQHADNPVDWREWGEEAFAEARRRDVPILLSVGYAACHWCHVMAHESFEDEEVARVLAEGFVAVKVDREERPDVDSAYMAATTALTGQGGWPMTCLLTPDGDPFFAGTYLPREHFLALLDKAARVWSEQREQVMTSGAHVAQRLRDVTGPPAPAPVPVEVLDAAVVRLRSQYDEARGGFGGAPKFPPSMVLGFLLRHHARTGSSDALAMALHTGERMARGGMYDQLAGGFARYSVDAAWVVPHFEKMLYDNALLVRVYAHLWRTTGDPLARRVAEETADFLVRDLGTPEGAFASALDADTVVDGASHEGLTYAWTPAQLVDVLGPDDGARAAELLAVTDAGTFEHGSSTLQLPRDPDDPAWWDDARARLLEARTSRPQPARDDKVVTAWNGLAIAGLADAGSVLGRPDLVDAAVRAAEHVLATHLVDGAFHRTSRAGRVSAAPAVLDDHGDLAEGLLALHQATGEARWLARAGEVLDRALAGFVDADGTPHDTAHDAPALFARPAGRSDNAEPSGAAALAGALMTYSALTGSTTHREAANRALAACGSVAASEPRFAGWALAVAEAALAGPLQVAVVGDGPEAERMLAVVRASTSPGLVHVAGPPDAPGIPLLADRPLVDGAPAAYVCRGFVCDRPLTDADALAEALARG, from the coding sequence ATGGCGAACCGGCTCGCGGCCTCCCTCTCCCCCTACCTCCTGCAGCACGCCGACAACCCCGTCGACTGGCGGGAGTGGGGCGAGGAGGCCTTCGCCGAGGCGCGCCGCCGCGACGTCCCGATCCTGCTGTCGGTCGGCTACGCCGCCTGCCACTGGTGCCACGTCATGGCCCACGAGTCCTTCGAGGACGAGGAGGTCGCCCGCGTCCTCGCCGAGGGCTTCGTCGCCGTCAAGGTCGACCGCGAGGAGCGCCCCGACGTCGACTCCGCGTACATGGCGGCGACGACGGCGCTGACCGGGCAGGGCGGCTGGCCGATGACGTGCCTCCTCACGCCCGACGGCGACCCGTTCTTCGCCGGCACGTACCTGCCGCGCGAGCACTTCCTCGCCCTGCTGGACAAGGCCGCCCGGGTCTGGAGCGAGCAGCGCGAGCAGGTGATGACCTCCGGGGCGCACGTCGCGCAGCGGCTGCGCGACGTCACGGGCCCGCCGGCTCCGGCGCCGGTGCCCGTCGAGGTCCTCGACGCCGCCGTCGTGCGCCTGCGCAGCCAGTACGACGAGGCGCGCGGCGGGTTCGGCGGCGCCCCCAAGTTCCCGCCGTCGATGGTCCTCGGCTTCCTCCTGCGCCACCACGCGCGCACCGGCTCGTCCGACGCCCTCGCGATGGCGCTGCACACCGGGGAGCGGATGGCCCGCGGCGGGATGTACGACCAGCTCGCCGGCGGGTTTGCGCGGTACTCCGTGGACGCCGCCTGGGTCGTCCCGCACTTCGAGAAGATGCTCTACGACAACGCGCTCCTCGTCCGCGTCTACGCCCACCTGTGGCGGACGACCGGCGACCCCCTCGCCCGTCGGGTCGCCGAGGAGACCGCCGACTTCCTCGTCCGCGACCTCGGCACCCCCGAGGGCGCGTTCGCGTCCGCGCTCGACGCCGACACCGTCGTCGACGGCGCCTCCCACGAGGGCCTCACGTACGCGTGGACGCCGGCGCAGCTCGTCGACGTCCTCGGCCCGGACGACGGGGCCCGCGCCGCCGAGCTGCTCGCGGTGACGGACGCCGGAACCTTCGAGCACGGCAGCTCCACGCTGCAGCTGCCGCGCGACCCCGACGACCCGGCGTGGTGGGACGACGCCCGGGCCCGGCTGCTCGAGGCCCGCACCTCCCGCCCGCAGCCGGCGCGCGACGACAAGGTCGTCACGGCCTGGAACGGGCTGGCGATCGCGGGCCTCGCCGACGCGGGCAGCGTCCTCGGCCGCCCCGACCTCGTCGACGCCGCCGTGCGGGCCGCCGAGCACGTCCTCGCCACGCACCTCGTCGACGGCGCCTTCCACCGCACCTCCCGCGCCGGCCGGGTCTCGGCCGCCCCCGCGGTCCTCGACGACCACGGCGACCTCGCCGAGGGGCTGCTCGCCCTGCACCAGGCGACGGGCGAGGCCCGCTGGCTGGCGCGGGCCGGCGAGGTGCTCGACCGCGCGCTCGCCGGTTTCGTCGACGCGGACGGCACCCCCCACGACACCGCGCACGACGCGCCGGCCCTCTTCGCGCGGCCGGCCGGCCGCAGCGACAACGCCGAGCCGTCGGGCGCCGCGGCCCTCGCCGGGGCCCTCATGACGTACTCCGCGCTCACCGGGTCGACGACCCACCGGGAGGCTGCGAACCGCGCGCTCGCCGCGTGCGGGTCGGTCGCCGCGTCCGAGCCGCGGTTCGCCGGCTGGGCCCTGGCCGTGGCCGAGGCCGCGCTCGCCGGACCGCTGCAGGTGGCCGTCGTCGGCGACGGTCCCGAGGCGGAGCGGATGCTCGCCGTCGTCCGGGCCTCGACCTCCCCGGGCCTGGTCCACGTCGCCGGCCCGCCGGACGCCCCCGGCATCCCGCTGCTGGCCGACCGGCCGCTCGTGGACGGGGCGCCCGCGGCCTACGTGTGCCGAGGGTTCGTGTGCGACCGGCCGCTCACCGACGCCGACGCGCTGGCCGAGGCCCTCGCGCGCGGCTGA
- a CDS encoding FMN-binding protein encodes MRRITTWLLSTVSALVLLFSYHTSTGQAASTVALGDANGAGAAAPDTASGDGTTSGSSDDSSSSGSSSSSGSSDSSSSDSSSGSSSSGSSSTTKKSTSSSAAKTYTGDAVQTRYGPVQVEITVKDGKITKSAVTQVPWSDHRDQEINGYAVPILNDETVQAQDAGIDMVSGATFTSDGYIQSLQSAIDQANL; translated from the coding sequence ATGCGACGGATCACCACCTGGCTGCTGAGCACGGTCTCGGCGCTCGTCCTGCTGTTCAGCTACCACACCTCGACCGGGCAGGCCGCGAGCACCGTGGCGCTCGGCGACGCCAACGGCGCCGGCGCCGCGGCGCCCGACACCGCGAGCGGCGACGGGACGACGAGCGGCTCGAGCGACGATTCGTCCTCGTCGGGCTCCTCGTCCTCGTCCGGCTCGTCCGACTCGTCCTCGTCCGACTCCTCCTCGGGCTCGTCGTCGTCCGGCTCGTCCTCGACGACGAAGAAGTCCACCTCCTCGTCGGCCGCGAAGACCTACACGGGCGACGCCGTCCAGACCCGCTACGGCCCGGTGCAGGTCGAGATCACCGTCAAGGACGGCAAGATCACGAAGTCGGCCGTCACGCAGGTCCCGTGGAGCGACCACCGCGACCAGGAGATCAACGGCTACGCGGTGCCGATCCTCAACGACGAGACGGTCCAGGCGCAGGACGCCGGCATCGACATGGTCTCCGGCGCGACGTTCACCTCCGACGGGTACATCCAGTCGCTGCAGTCCGCGATCGACCAGGCCAACCTGTGA
- a CDS encoding pyridoxamine 5'-phosphate oxidase family protein, which produces MPKAPMPQDVAELFRRPNPAVVAVLRPDGSPMSVATWYLLEDDGTVLLNMDAERARVAWMRERPEVALTALEEGNWYTHVSIRGRIVRWEEDPERAMADIDRLSNLYGGQDYRVRDRRRISCWVEVSHWHGWGGAKADR; this is translated from the coding sequence GTGCCCAAGGCCCCGATGCCCCAAGACGTCGCCGAGCTCTTCCGCCGGCCCAACCCGGCGGTCGTCGCGGTCCTGCGGCCGGACGGCTCCCCGATGTCCGTCGCGACCTGGTACCTCCTCGAGGACGACGGCACCGTCCTGCTCAACATGGACGCGGAGCGGGCGCGCGTGGCGTGGATGCGCGAGCGGCCCGAGGTCGCGCTCACCGCCCTCGAGGAGGGCAACTGGTACACGCACGTGAGCATCCGGGGCCGCATCGTGCGATGGGAGGAGGACCCGGAGCGGGCGATGGCGGACATCGACCGGCTCTCGAACCTCTACGGCGGGCAGGACTACCGGGTGCGCGACCGCCGGCGGATCAGCTGCTGGGTCGAGGTCAGCCACTGGCACGGCTGGGGCGGGGCCAAGGCCGACCGATAG
- a CDS encoding ferredoxin reductase family protein, which produces MTTSTTTPDEAVRRPRAAHRRPRRAVVPVPRWWRDATAAAGWAVLLGVVALWVQDGGVQDLGTLAGALTSTGRLTGLVASALLLLQVVLMARVPWVEQAWGQDELARVHRLVGFTSFTLLLVHIGLITLGYAASGPLGLWGTTWDFVVSYPGMLLAWAGTAALVMVVVTSVKRARRRLRYESWHLIHLYGYLGAGLVLPHQLWTGADFLDSRAATLFWWGLWLTTAAAVLVFRVGLPLWRSLRSPIRVLDVRAEGPGVTSVTVGGDGVRHLPVRAGQFLQWRFLDGPGWTRANPYSISAAPDGRTLRITAAHLGDGSSRLASLRPGTRVLVEGPYGRMHGGVRTRRKVLLMGSGIGITPMRALLEELPQGPGDVTLVHRVRSREEAVLADELRSLAAARGARYLIVEGPRVRGRASWLPQQAAHLGDAQALREIAPDIAHHEVYVCGSDGWMSAVREAALEAGVPHGAVHLERFSY; this is translated from the coding sequence ATGACGACGAGCACGACGACGCCCGACGAGGCCGTCCGCCGCCCCCGGGCCGCCCACCGCCGCCCTCGCCGGGCGGTCGTGCCGGTGCCGCGCTGGTGGCGCGACGCGACGGCCGCCGCCGGGTGGGCGGTGCTCCTCGGCGTCGTCGCGCTGTGGGTGCAGGACGGTGGCGTCCAGGACCTCGGGACGCTCGCCGGCGCCCTCACCTCGACCGGCCGGCTGACCGGGCTCGTCGCCTCGGCGCTGCTCCTGCTCCAGGTCGTCCTCATGGCCCGCGTCCCGTGGGTCGAGCAGGCCTGGGGCCAGGACGAGCTCGCCCGCGTCCACCGCCTCGTCGGCTTCACCTCGTTCACGCTCCTGCTCGTCCACATCGGCCTCATCACGCTCGGCTACGCGGCCAGCGGCCCGCTCGGCCTGTGGGGGACCACCTGGGACTTCGTCGTCAGCTACCCCGGGATGCTCCTCGCGTGGGCCGGCACCGCCGCGCTCGTCATGGTCGTCGTCACCTCGGTCAAGCGGGCTCGTCGCCGGCTGCGGTACGAGTCCTGGCACCTCATCCACCTCTACGGCTACCTGGGCGCCGGCCTCGTGCTGCCGCACCAGCTGTGGACCGGCGCGGACTTCCTCGACTCCCGGGCCGCGACCCTCTTCTGGTGGGGCCTGTGGCTCACCACGGCCGCCGCCGTCCTCGTCTTCCGGGTGGGCCTGCCGCTGTGGCGCTCGCTGCGCTCGCCGATCCGCGTCCTCGACGTCCGCGCCGAGGGGCCCGGGGTCACGAGCGTGACGGTCGGTGGCGACGGCGTGCGGCACCTGCCGGTGCGGGCCGGCCAGTTCCTCCAGTGGCGCTTCCTCGACGGGCCCGGCTGGACCCGCGCCAACCCCTACTCGATCTCCGCCGCGCCGGACGGCCGCACGCTGCGGATCACCGCCGCGCACCTCGGCGACGGCTCGTCGCGGCTCGCGAGCCTGCGCCCCGGCACCCGCGTCCTCGTCGAGGGCCCCTACGGCCGGATGCACGGCGGCGTCCGCACCCGCCGCAAGGTCCTGCTCATGGGCTCGGGCATCGGCATCACCCCGATGCGCGCGCTCCTCGAGGAGCTGCCCCAGGGCCCCGGCGACGTGACGCTCGTCCACCGCGTCCGCTCCCGCGAGGAGGCCGTGCTCGCCGACGAGCTGCGCTCCCTCGCCGCGGCCCGTGGTGCGCGCTACCTCATCGTCGAGGGGCCTCGCGTCCGGGGCCGCGCCAGCTGGCTGCCCCAGCAGGCCGCGCACCTCGGCGACGCCCAGGCCCTGCGCGAGATCGCCCCGGACATCGCCCACCACGAGGTGTACGTCTGCGGCAGCGACGGCTGGATGAGCGCGGTGCGCGAGGCCGCCCTCGAGGCCGGCGTACCGCACGGCGCCGTGCACCTCGAGCGCTTCAGCTACTGA